A window from Opitutia bacterium ISCC 52 encodes these proteins:
- a CDS encoding SRPBCC family protein has product MYSASQHVVIYAPPLEVFKVVVGFYTLSDWHPLCEDPPEGSIANEDGVLRRKNRIVGSEIDNIEDLVHSSLDPEDLHYVYEYRGGMFDSIGYRATIRCTPTNGGKSTVVLYHSVWESEEEGGGEDAVNNFYQVGLDAAKELIEGRRSD; this is encoded by the coding sequence ATGTATTCAGCCTCCCAACACGTAGTCATCTACGCTCCCCCGTTAGAAGTATTCAAAGTCGTAGTTGGATTTTACACCCTCTCCGATTGGCATCCACTTTGTGAAGATCCACCAGAAGGATCCATCGCGAATGAGGACGGCGTCCTGCGAAGGAAGAATCGCATCGTTGGCTCGGAGATTGATAACATCGAAGACTTGGTTCACAGCTCACTCGATCCAGAAGACCTGCACTATGTTTACGAGTATCGCGGAGGGATGTTCGACTCGATTGGTTACCGAGCTACTATTCGCTGCACGCCCACAAACGGTGGTAAGAGTACGGTCGTTCTTTACCACTCGGTTTGGGAAAGTGAAGAAGAAGGTGGCGGGGAAGATGCGGTGAACAACTTTTACCAAGTTGGACTCGACGCGGCAAAGGAACTGATTGAAGGTAGGAGGAGCGACTGA
- a CDS encoding dihydroxy-acid dehydratase, with translation MSDKKELRSKGWFGPTNLEGFIHRSWMKMQGQPEDMFDGRPVIGICNTYSELTPCNLHFRDLAERVKRGVYEAGGYPVEFPVSSLGEPLMRPTSMLFRNLAAMDVEEAIRAHPIDGVVLMMGCDKTTPALLMGAASCDLPTIGLSGGPMLNGRFRGETIGSGTDLWRFSEDLRSGKMTCSDFVAAEAGMNRSVGHCMTMGTASTMASLTEALGMGLPGNAAIPAVDSRRNRMAQEVGRRIVQMVHEDLRMSQVLTREAFENAIFTNTAIGGSTNAVIHLIALAGRVEVPLDLDDWDKLGRDIPTLVNLKPSGEYLMEDFYYAGGLPAVLRALGEAGHLHKEALTVNGDTIWKNNEEAPNWNEDVIRSFDKPLEEKGSIAVLKGSLAADGAVIKPSAATPDLLKHRGPAVVFETIEHYAERINDPDLDVDENSVLVLKNCGPRGYPGMPEVGNMGLPPKLLKQGITDMVRISDARMSGTAYGTVVLHTSPEAAVGGALALVQDGDMISLDVESRTLDLDVTEEVLAERRANWSPPEPAMHGGYQRLYVDHVLQADKGADLDFLVGKRGAGVPRVSH, from the coding sequence ATGTCCGATAAAAAAGAACTTCGATCAAAAGGCTGGTTCGGGCCGACCAATCTGGAAGGATTTATTCACCGCAGTTGGATGAAAATGCAAGGGCAGCCGGAGGATATGTTTGATGGCCGTCCGGTCATAGGTATCTGCAATACCTACTCCGAATTGACTCCTTGTAATTTGCACTTCCGTGATTTGGCTGAGCGAGTCAAGCGAGGTGTGTATGAGGCGGGTGGATACCCAGTTGAATTTCCAGTGAGCTCTTTGGGGGAGCCACTCATGCGGCCCACCTCCATGCTGTTTCGGAATTTGGCGGCCATGGATGTGGAAGAAGCCATTCGAGCGCATCCGATTGACGGAGTTGTGCTTATGATGGGTTGTGATAAAACGACCCCGGCATTGTTGATGGGGGCTGCCAGTTGTGATCTGCCTACCATTGGTTTGTCAGGTGGACCGATGCTCAATGGCAGGTTTCGTGGTGAGACTATCGGCTCGGGAACAGATCTTTGGCGTTTCAGTGAAGACCTGCGTAGTGGGAAAATGACTTGCAGCGATTTTGTAGCTGCTGAGGCGGGTATGAATCGTTCGGTGGGTCATTGCATGACCATGGGGACTGCGTCGACGATGGCGTCTTTAACCGAAGCCTTAGGAATGGGACTGCCAGGCAATGCCGCCATTCCAGCGGTTGATTCCCGACGCAACCGTATGGCTCAGGAAGTGGGTCGACGCATCGTTCAAATGGTGCATGAAGATTTGCGCATGTCGCAGGTCCTCACGAGGGAAGCCTTTGAAAATGCCATTTTTACCAACACTGCGATCGGCGGATCGACCAATGCGGTGATTCATCTGATTGCTCTGGCAGGTCGGGTTGAAGTGCCTCTCGATCTGGATGACTGGGATAAACTGGGACGAGATATTCCGACCCTGGTAAATTTAAAACCGTCAGGAGAGTATTTGATGGAGGACTTTTATTATGCTGGAGGTTTGCCTGCGGTCTTAAGAGCTCTGGGAGAAGCGGGTCATTTACACAAGGAAGCGCTTACCGTGAATGGCGATACCATTTGGAAAAACAACGAGGAAGCGCCAAATTGGAATGAGGACGTCATTCGGTCGTTCGATAAACCCTTAGAAGAGAAGGGGAGTATTGCTGTGTTGAAGGGCTCGCTTGCTGCTGACGGTGCTGTGATAAAACCATCGGCAGCCACTCCAGACCTTTTGAAGCATCGTGGACCCGCAGTCGTATTTGAAACGATTGAACACTATGCCGAACGCATCAATGATCCGGATTTGGACGTTGATGAGAACTCTGTTCTGGTTTTGAAAAACTGTGGTCCGCGTGGTTATCCTGGGATGCCCGAAGTTGGCAATATGGGGCTGCCACCCAAACTCCTGAAGCAGGGGATCACCGATATGGTTCGGATATCGGATGCTCGCATGAGTGGCACGGCTTACGGAACGGTTGTGTTGCACACCTCACCGGAGGCGGCTGTTGGAGGAGCGTTGGCTTTGGTCCAGGACGGGGATATGATTTCTTTGGACGTAGAATCTCGAACACTTGACCTGGATGTGACCGAGGAAGTGTTGGCTGAGCGGAGGGCCAATTGGTCACCGCCTGAACCTGCCATGCATGGTGGTTACCAGAGGCTGTATGTAGATCACGTGCTCCAGGCCGATAAAGGAGCGGACTTGGACTTTCTTGTTGGGAAACGCGGGGCTGGCGTCCCGCGGGTGTCGCATTAG
- a CDS encoding DUF1501 domain-containing protein, with the protein MNQYNRREFLKLTSKGVGALTLSSLINSVSASSGYLPKLHHRAKAKSVIFLYMSGGVSHVDSFDPKPLLRELDGQPMPMEVERTQFDNVGNIMGSFWEHRKYGESGIEMTNLFPNIAELADDMAIVRSLTAKFSEHAQGNFFMHSGFPFLGYPSAGAWVNYGLGTENDNLPGYIVLQSENSGAPHGGVSVFGNAFLPATAGGSIFNVSGAKAVPNIEPALLKHEQRKALDIIKSLDYGFAERTAAKDAVLSSVKNAETAYLMQEAVPELTDISGESDATLEDYGVNDSMWYKSEYARQCLMARRLVERGVRFVELSCCPFEKGVQKANPWDQHNKIEIGHGAMASQVDKPIAALVRDLKQRGLLDDTLVVFSGEFGRNPFAQDIGRDHNPQGFSAWFAGGGMKGGTVMGATDEFGYYAVDQVSNIYELWATVLHQLGINHEKLTFQYGGRNLRLTDVHGKVWHDLIA; encoded by the coding sequence ATGAATCAATACAACAGACGCGAATTTTTAAAACTTACTTCGAAAGGAGTGGGGGCTTTAACTCTTTCCAGCTTGATTAATTCCGTCTCGGCAAGTTCTGGTTATTTGCCTAAGTTGCATCACCGAGCAAAAGCCAAGTCGGTCATCTTTCTTTATATGTCGGGTGGGGTCTCTCACGTGGATTCGTTTGATCCTAAACCATTGTTGCGCGAGTTAGATGGTCAACCGATGCCGATGGAAGTTGAGCGTACCCAATTTGATAATGTGGGCAATATCATGGGTTCCTTCTGGGAGCATAGGAAGTATGGTGAGTCAGGGATTGAGATGACCAATCTCTTTCCAAATATCGCCGAGCTGGCCGATGATATGGCCATTGTACGTTCGTTGACAGCCAAGTTCAGCGAGCATGCCCAAGGAAACTTTTTCATGCATTCTGGGTTTCCATTTCTAGGTTATCCTAGTGCCGGCGCCTGGGTGAATTATGGTTTGGGGACAGAGAACGATAACTTACCTGGTTATATCGTTCTACAATCAGAAAATTCCGGGGCTCCCCATGGAGGAGTTAGTGTTTTTGGGAATGCCTTTCTTCCCGCCACTGCCGGAGGTTCGATTTTTAATGTCTCGGGTGCCAAGGCGGTACCCAACATCGAGCCAGCTCTGCTCAAGCATGAACAGCGAAAGGCATTGGATATCATAAAATCGCTCGACTATGGATTTGCTGAACGAACAGCAGCCAAAGATGCCGTCCTGTCGTCGGTGAAGAATGCCGAGACCGCTTATTTGATGCAAGAGGCCGTTCCAGAATTAACAGATATTTCTGGTGAATCGGATGCTACTCTCGAAGACTATGGAGTGAATGATTCCATGTGGTATAAATCTGAATATGCACGACAATGTCTCATGGCTCGGCGTCTCGTTGAACGAGGAGTGCGTTTTGTTGAACTGTCCTGCTGTCCGTTTGAAAAAGGCGTGCAAAAAGCGAATCCCTGGGATCAGCACAACAAGATTGAGATCGGCCATGGAGCGATGGCATCCCAGGTGGATAAACCCATCGCGGCTTTGGTGCGGGATTTGAAACAGCGCGGATTACTAGACGACACACTTGTCGTCTTCTCCGGCGAGTTTGGAAGGAACCCGTTTGCTCAAGACATTGGCCGAGACCACAACCCACAAGGCTTCTCTGCCTGGTTCGCAGGAGGTGGAATGAAAGGCGGAACAGTGATGGGGGCGACTGATGAGTTTGGTTATTACGCCGTCGATCAGGTTTCCAACATCTATGAATTGTGGGCCACTGTGCTCCATCAACTTGGCATCAATCACGAGAAGCTCACCTTCCAATACGGAGGCCGCAATCTCCGATTGACTGACGTCCATGGAAAAGTCTGGCACGACCTCATCGCATAA
- a CDS encoding DUF2235 domain-containing protein, whose amino-acid sequence MQRLIVCCDGSWRDLNSVYPSNVIKMAQAITEKDEDGIRQSVFYGEGLGSNTKSRIRGILGLGLDQHILEAYKFLALNYHPGDEIYLFGFSRGAYTARSIAGLIYCSGLVDRPYMRNIPEAFELYRDPDTTPSSSKAKTFRKKHGERAPVEVLGCWDTVGALGIPFQIPGTEMDDEFNQRFAFHDTCVNPMVKFAFHAKAIDELRSVFEVTPMQACKGSGQVVEEMWFPGDHSCIGGGKFPKAPLSNRCLLWMFERMEAHGVKLLTDLSRIEDGVACDHAIDFDNQIKGMYKLTGAKLRSITGSFDQLDISVNRRWRDRPDYRPKNLSRRFRSKLEDWSE is encoded by the coding sequence ATGCAGCGACTGATTGTTTGTTGCGATGGTAGTTGGCGGGATCTGAATTCCGTTTACCCTTCGAATGTCATCAAGATGGCGCAAGCGATCACTGAAAAGGACGAGGATGGAATTCGGCAATCGGTCTTTTATGGTGAAGGGCTGGGCTCCAACACCAAGAGCCGTATCCGGGGAATCCTGGGCTTAGGTTTAGATCAGCATATTTTGGAGGCCTACAAGTTTCTTGCGCTCAACTATCATCCGGGGGACGAAATTTACCTCTTTGGCTTTAGTCGCGGAGCTTATACTGCGCGGAGTATTGCCGGATTGATTTATTGCAGCGGTCTAGTGGATCGTCCTTACATGCGCAACATTCCCGAAGCTTTCGAACTCTATCGGGATCCGGATACCACGCCGAGTTCTTCCAAAGCGAAGACCTTTCGTAAAAAGCATGGTGAACGCGCACCGGTGGAAGTGTTAGGCTGTTGGGATACGGTGGGCGCGCTGGGCATCCCCTTTCAGATTCCCGGTACGGAAATGGACGATGAGTTCAACCAGCGCTTTGCTTTTCATGACACCTGCGTAAACCCCATGGTGAAGTTCGCCTTTCATGCCAAGGCTATTGATGAACTTCGCTCGGTTTTTGAAGTCACACCGATGCAAGCCTGTAAAGGATCAGGACAAGTGGTTGAAGAAATGTGGTTTCCCGGGGATCATAGTTGTATAGGGGGAGGGAAGTTTCCTAAGGCACCGCTTTCGAATCGCTGCTTGCTTTGGATGTTTGAACGCATGGAGGCCCACGGAGTGAAGCTGCTAACCGATCTTTCTCGAATAGAAGACGGTGTCGCCTGTGACCATGCCATCGATTTTGATAATCAGATCAAAGGCATGTATAAACTGACTGGAGCTAAACTCCGATCCATAACCGGAAGCTTTGATCAATTAGACATAAGCGTAAATCGTCGTTGGCGAGACCGTCCTGACTACCGGCCCAAGAATTTGAGTCGCCGTTTCAGGAGTAAGCTGGAAGACTGGAGTGAATAG
- a CDS encoding aldehyde dehydrogenase family protein — protein MSTTAIAPDTVQAFTADDFSAPEKFTSFCHNGGRPLGGIIGGKQVAGDMNAVIDAINPGTKEVLARVSEMGYDDVNAAVEAGYKAYHGGWKNTSVEERAALIMKMVELFERDLDVFLACEILNGGKVSELAEGDMGAVRGCAEYFAKISSTAQFGDSPMIHPDPGVTAYTHVEPWGVVAGIIPWNYPVVLTAWFMFPALMAGNCILIKPSEETPLSALYFGKLAEEAGFPPGVINVLPGRGELSGKFISEHPGVRYIAFTGSPGVGQSILQAADKHGTRVKREMGGNGSAIVCADADPELVARMIGKRVNQHYGQTCCTIHRVFAEKSIFDDFLGASEAFFNELKIGNQAEKGTQLGPVVNSRQPQRILKGIQSAIHKGAEAILPGGHASVEGHDGFYLKPSLLSSPSGSDCNPIEIFHTFVNVQPVDSVEEAVQYANNTHYGLGSSVWTKDLELGQRIAKQFRDGSGQVNCHNSGAYGIPYGGQGISGGPGGGVNCEDTLRDYQQVKAIFVEDYPG, from the coding sequence ATGTCAACGACTGCAATAGCACCCGATACCGTTCAAGCATTCACCGCCGATGATTTCTCGGCACCCGAAAAATTTACCAGCTTCTGCCATAATGGTGGACGGCCTTTAGGCGGCATCATTGGAGGGAAGCAAGTCGCAGGTGACATGAACGCGGTGATCGATGCGATCAACCCCGGAACTAAGGAAGTGCTGGCCCGTGTTTCTGAGATGGGCTACGACGATGTGAATGCGGCTGTTGAGGCTGGTTATAAAGCTTATCATGGGGGATGGAAAAATACCTCCGTTGAAGAGCGCGCGGCGTTGATCATGAAGATGGTGGAGCTTTTTGAGCGCGATCTCGATGTGTTCCTGGCCTGTGAAATTCTTAATGGAGGAAAGGTATCTGAATTAGCGGAAGGTGATATGGGAGCGGTTCGCGGTTGTGCCGAGTATTTTGCCAAGATTTCGAGTACTGCCCAGTTTGGTGACAGTCCAATGATTCATCCGGATCCGGGTGTGACTGCTTATACGCATGTTGAACCTTGGGGAGTAGTTGCTGGAATCATCCCTTGGAATTACCCGGTGGTATTAACGGCCTGGTTTATGTTTCCAGCGCTCATGGCGGGAAACTGTATATTAATAAAGCCAAGTGAAGAAACACCTTTGAGTGCTCTCTACTTTGGTAAGTTGGCAGAAGAAGCAGGATTCCCTCCTGGGGTGATCAATGTGCTCCCTGGCCGCGGAGAATTGTCCGGTAAGTTTATCTCCGAGCATCCTGGTGTTCGCTATATTGCCTTCACTGGATCACCCGGAGTAGGTCAGAGTATTCTGCAAGCAGCCGACAAGCATGGCACGCGTGTGAAGCGCGAAATGGGAGGCAACGGTTCCGCCATTGTATGTGCCGATGCAGATCCTGAATTGGTTGCGCGTATGATTGGCAAACGAGTCAATCAGCACTACGGTCAGACCTGCTGCACCATTCACCGTGTATTTGCAGAAAAATCCATTTTTGATGACTTCCTCGGCGCCTCCGAAGCTTTCTTCAACGAACTAAAGATTGGTAATCAGGCGGAGAAAGGGACTCAGTTAGGCCCCGTAGTGAATTCCCGCCAGCCACAGCGGATCCTTAAGGGAATCCAATCGGCTATTCACAAGGGAGCCGAGGCGATTCTGCCTGGAGGTCACGCATCCGTGGAAGGGCACGATGGCTTCTATTTGAAACCGTCCCTGTTAAGCTCTCCTAGCGGATCTGATTGCAACCCCATCGAGATCTTCCATACCTTTGTGAATGTTCAACCGGTTGATTCGGTCGAGGAAGCGGTTCAGTATGCGAACAATACCCATTATGGTTTGGGATCCAGTGTCTGGACGAAGGATCTCGAGCTTGGACAACGCATTGCCAAACAATTCCGGGACGGATCGGGTCAGGTCAATTGCCACAATAGTGGTGCCTACGGTATTCCTTACGGCGGACAAGGTATCTCCGGAGGACCTGGTGGTGGTGTGAACTGCGAAGATACTCTTCGCGATTACCAGCAAGTTAAGGCGATCTTCGTTGAGGATTATCCGGGGTAG
- a CDS encoding NAD(P)/FAD-dependent oxidoreductase: MTQTSPSSKNNFDAIIVGAGFAGLYMLHRLRNMGLNCLVIEAADEVGGTWYWNCYPGARCDIQSMEYSYQFDKDLQQDWEWTERYATQPEILSYISHVADRFDLRKDIQFGTRVSAAHYDESSNHWQIQTDPGDSHTAQYFVMATGCLSVTNQPKFDGLDSFQGESYLTAEWPKEGVDFTDQKVGVIGTGSSGIQSIPEIAKQAEQVYVFQRRPTYTVPAHNQPLDPEQVAAIKADYDTFRKENSQKTFGTRVPSPETSALAISDEEREAAYEAAWARGGLGFGAVFADLMRNEDANESAAQFMRKKIQAMVDDPETAKLLTPDYTAFCRRLCVDTDYFKTYNRENVELVDISQPPIEKITPSGLTTNGQAYEVDALVFALGFDAITGALARVDIRGREGLSLNDKWAEGAKAYLGLMTEGFPNLFMITGPGSPSVLSNMIPAIEQHVEWIAEAIDHLRSHQHTTIEATTQAENSWAKLVTLLAHKTLFRTCGSYYNGENIPGKPKVFLPFLGYPDYVKKCEDVVKNGYKGFELS, from the coding sequence ATGACCCAAACAAGTCCATCTTCAAAAAACAACTTCGACGCCATCATTGTCGGCGCTGGTTTCGCGGGACTCTATATGCTTCATCGACTTCGAAACATGGGGTTGAATTGCTTGGTAATCGAGGCTGCAGATGAGGTAGGAGGCACCTGGTATTGGAATTGTTATCCTGGTGCCCGCTGCGACATCCAGAGTATGGAGTATTCCTACCAGTTTGATAAAGATCTTCAACAAGACTGGGAGTGGACTGAGCGTTACGCTACTCAACCGGAAATCCTTTCCTACATCAGCCACGTGGCTGATCGCTTCGACCTGAGAAAGGACATTCAGTTCGGCACGCGGGTTTCTGCTGCTCACTACGACGAATCCTCCAACCACTGGCAGATTCAAACCGACCCAGGTGATTCCCACACGGCCCAATATTTTGTCATGGCTACCGGCTGCTTATCGGTAACGAACCAGCCGAAGTTTGACGGGCTCGATTCCTTTCAAGGAGAGTCTTACCTGACAGCTGAATGGCCCAAAGAAGGCGTCGATTTTACAGACCAAAAAGTAGGGGTTATCGGAACGGGATCCTCGGGCATCCAAAGCATTCCAGAAATTGCCAAGCAAGCAGAGCAGGTTTACGTATTTCAACGGCGCCCCACCTATACGGTCCCAGCGCATAACCAGCCATTGGACCCCGAACAGGTCGCTGCGATCAAAGCGGACTACGATACGTTCCGAAAAGAAAACAGTCAGAAAACGTTTGGAACGAGAGTTCCTTCTCCTGAAACGTCGGCCCTTGCAATCAGTGATGAAGAACGGGAAGCAGCCTACGAAGCAGCTTGGGCGCGCGGAGGTTTAGGTTTTGGAGCAGTATTCGCAGACCTCATGCGAAATGAGGATGCTAACGAATCAGCCGCTCAGTTTATGCGGAAAAAGATTCAGGCAATGGTCGACGATCCGGAAACCGCGAAACTTCTTACGCCAGACTACACCGCTTTCTGCAGACGGCTCTGTGTCGATACCGATTATTTCAAAACGTATAATCGTGAAAATGTGGAGCTGGTGGATATCAGCCAACCACCCATTGAGAAGATCACACCCTCAGGGTTAACTACAAACGGGCAGGCATACGAAGTCGATGCATTGGTGTTCGCTCTAGGCTTTGATGCGATCACAGGGGCGCTCGCGCGCGTGGATATTCGAGGACGAGAGGGTCTTTCCTTAAATGACAAGTGGGCAGAGGGAGCGAAAGCCTACCTCGGACTCATGACCGAAGGTTTTCCAAACCTATTTATGATTACAGGTCCAGGAAGTCCATCGGTACTCTCCAATATGATTCCCGCTATTGAGCAACATGTAGAGTGGATTGCTGAAGCGATTGATCACCTGAGGTCTCATCAACACACAACGATTGAGGCAACGACCCAAGCAGAGAACTCCTGGGCGAAATTAGTCACACTCCTGGCACACAAAACCTTATTTAGAACCTGCGGATCTTATTACAATGGCGAGAACATTCCCGGAAAACCCAAGGTGTTCTTACCCTTCCTTGGATATCCTGATTACGTCAAGAAATGCGAAGACGTAGTTAAAAATGGGTACAAGGGGTTTGAGTTGAGCTAA